gagggagattcagactgcagagaagggagaaatgtttgacactgatgGTGGTGAGAGAATGACCAAAGGTTGCctgagaggtgggagctgccccatgcttggaaccatcccaggtcaggttgtttggggctctgagcaacctgctctggttggggatgtccctgctgactgcaggcagttggactggatgagctttaaggtcccttcccacccaaagcagtgtgggattCCATGAAGGATCTCCCAGCACCTTGCAGACACAACAGGCTGGCTGTGAGCAGGAATCATTCATACTCTGGGAGGAGAGAGTTCAGTTCAGTTCCTGAAGAGTTTGTCAAGCTGACAAGTTGTTCAAATTATTCCAAAAATACCCAGAAAAGACACTTCAGGCAAATCTCTGGGAAGGAGAAGATCTTCCAGCCCTGGTGGGAAGGTTGAGCCCACGCTGGTGCATTTGCTGCAGTGAAACAGAAGCTGCTAAACCTGGGTGTTGGCTCAGGAAcaggggcagaggaggaagagtcTTCTCCAAGCATTGAGGTGATCAGaactgaggaggagaaggaagaataaGAGCTCTGTGTGGAGCGAGCTAAAGCCAGCAGCACGTCCCATGGTGACCTGGTGTCTGGTGACCAGGCAGAGGTGAGTTGGTCTCTGCTGTACCAATGCCATTCATTAATGGCTCTGTAAGTCCTGGAAGTGGTGAGGCTGTTCCTGGTGAGCACTCAGAGGGTGACAAAAATAACCCACCCAGCAATGAGCTGCCCAGTGGCAGGTGGAAACTCAGCCTCCTCCTGACGGGAAGCCTGGGTGCTTCCAAGAAGTTGGCCATGGCTGAGCTGGACTTCCTGGGTGTGGCTCATGAGCAGCTGATCCATGCTTGGCACGGCTGTGacttccagcactgcagctcctaAGGGCCAGGAGCCCCTTCCCAACCGGGAATTTCACTGCTCCCAGCCTTCCCAGGAGAGGATGGTTGTGAGGCTCTGCACTGACCATCTCACACCTCCCCATGGCTTACACCTCCCCCTATCTTCCACCTCCCCAtgccaaggtcatcaagtccagccattaaccctaCTCAGCCAAGTTcacctcaagcaccacatcaccACCTGCAgaggtggggactccaccacccccctgggcagcctgggccaatgcctgataacctttgcagtgaagaagttgttcctcatgtccaagctaaacctcccctgggacaacttgaggccatttccttctcctatcacttgtacTTTGGGGGCCatggggtgggaaaggggaTCTTCAGGGATGAGAGAGATGCTCAGGGATGGGAGGGATGCTCAGGGCAGGAAGAaggatgctcagagctgcaggaggatgctCAAGGATGGAAGGGATGCTTGCAGCTGCAGGGGAGATGCTTGGCATCGCCATGGGGAGATGCTTGGCATGTCAAAGAGGATggtcagggctgggagggatgtTCAGGGAGGTTCTCAGGGCTGGGAGAGATGCTGAAGGATGCTGGGCAGTAATCAAAGGCAGAAAGTGGGAtgctcagggctggaagggatgcTGAGGGAAGATGCTCAGGGCGGGGAGGGATGCTCAGGGGGATGCTCAAGGATGTTCAAGGATGCTCAAGGCGTAATGGAGAGGATGCCGACAGCCCTGGGGGAGGTTACAGGAGGAGGGCGGAGTGGGGGTGGTGTGTGCAGTggaagcagcagggaggaggtcCGGGGGGTCGGGGTGGGGGGCTAccggggaggagcagctgcggAGGGGGGGGCCCTCCCGACAGCGGTATAAAGAGGAGGAGCTCGGATGCGGGGCAGCCTTAGCTGGGGCTCCCCGGGGCCGGGGCtcacccctgcctgcctgcacccctGCTGGCGCCCTGTCCGCACCCTGCCCGCCCGGCTCCCGGTACGATGGCGAAGCGGGGGCTGTCGGGGGGCGCTTGGGGggctctggtgctgctggggctgatgCTGCCGGCAGCCCCGACGTGGGCTTGGTACAAACACGTCGCCAGCCCCCGATACCACACGGTGGGACGAGCTTCGGGGCTGCTTATGGGGGTCCGGCGCTCCCCTTACCTCTGGCGTCGGGACTCACCGGCAGAGCGCCCCGCGAACCGGCCCGGGGCAGCCGCTCCCGCAGCCGCTGCTGCTTCCCCGCCGCAGCCGccccccgcccgccccgccgGGGACACTCCGCTGCCTCCTCCCGCTCCCGGTCGcctcctgcagaggctgctccggaggggatggggatgggggggTCCTCGACCGACTCCCGCCAGACCCCCCCCGCCAGGGCCCCGCGGAGCTCAGGTAAGCGGGACCCCAATGGGAGGGTGGACAGGGGGCGAGGGGACACCTGGGGGACACAGGGACTGTGGAGACCTGGAGTTGGGGATCACTAGGGACGGGGGAGACCTCAAGGGTGTCACCACGGTGCAGGAGACTTGGGGGGATCTCTGCTGCACCCTGGGGCGCTAAGGAGGGTGTCAGCCGGTAACAGGGGGGCACGGAGCCTGTTGTGGGCGTTTAGGAGTGCATGGAGCCTTGGTGGGGGTCTACCGGGTAACTGGAGCTGCATTAAGCTTGGGGAGGGTCTCCTCGGGTAATTGGGGGTGCGTGGAGCCCGGGGGGTTCTCACCAGGTAACTGGGGATGCACCTCGGAGGGGTTTCACTGGTAACTGGGGGGTGCACGGAGCCATGGAGGGCTACAGGCAGCTTTGGCAATGGATCTCACCAGGCAACGCGAGGTACACAGAGCCTAGGAGAGGTTCCAGGGCCTTGGGCAGAGCTTCAGCAGGTAACTGAGGGTGCACAGAAGCTCGGGGGGAGGGGTTCAGCAGGTAACAGGTGGTGCACggagcctggctgtgctctccCACCCCTAAGACACCAGG
This DNA window, taken from Indicator indicator isolate 239-I01 chromosome 22, UM_Iind_1.1, whole genome shotgun sequence, encodes the following:
- the NPW gene encoding neuropeptide W; translated protein: MAKRGLSGGAWGALVLLGLMLPAAPTWAWYKHVASPRYHTVGRASGLLMGVRRSPYLWRRDSPAERPANRPGAAAPAAAAASPPQPPPARPAGDTPLPPPAPGRLLQRLLRRGWGWGGPRPTPARPPPPGPRGAQLLQLEDVALIH